The following coding sequences lie in one Streptomyces sp. NBC_00510 genomic window:
- a CDS encoding phosphatase PAP2 family protein — protein sequence MAELSLDGSNPDVSLLRDINGLAKDAPRWFDRVMEAVGEYGLILLMVLIAGWCWWRVARRSGAEAPTAVAGVIWSGLAASIALALNIPLRNFVDRPRPFVEHEGIDVLVKGKTDFSFVSDHATLTMAVAMGLFMVSRKWGLAAIAVALAEGFCRVYMGVHYPTDVLGGFALGTAVALLLAPAALALLTPLTTAVAGSRIGVLVQAAPGRPEARRGEPYPEPSAVDKDLAA from the coding sequence GTGGCAGAGCTCTCACTGGACGGCTCGAACCCCGACGTCAGTCTGCTCCGCGACATCAACGGGCTCGCGAAGGACGCCCCGCGCTGGTTCGACCGCGTGATGGAGGCCGTCGGCGAGTACGGCCTGATCCTGCTCATGGTGCTGATCGCCGGCTGGTGCTGGTGGCGCGTGGCGCGCCGCAGCGGCGCGGAGGCGCCGACGGCCGTGGCGGGTGTGATCTGGTCCGGGCTGGCGGCGTCGATCGCGCTGGCGCTCAACATCCCGCTGCGGAACTTCGTGGACCGGCCCCGGCCCTTCGTGGAGCACGAGGGCATCGACGTCCTGGTGAAGGGGAAGACCGACTTCTCCTTCGTCAGCGACCACGCCACCTTGACGATGGCCGTCGCGATGGGCCTGTTCATGGTCAGCCGCAAGTGGGGCCTGGCGGCCATCGCCGTCGCGCTGGCCGAGGGCTTCTGCCGCGTCTACATGGGCGTGCACTACCCCACCGACGTCCTGGGCGGCTTCGCCCTGGGCACGGCCGTCGCGCTGCTGCTGGCCCCGGCGGCGCTGGCCCTGCTGACACCGCTGACGACGGCCGTGGCGGGGTCCCGCATCGGCGTGCTCGTGCAGGCCGCCCCGGGCCGGCCGGAGGCCCGCCGGGGCGAGCCCTACCCGGAGCCGTCGGCGGTCGACAAGGACCTGGCCGCCTGA
- a CDS encoding bifunctional lytic transglycosylase/C40 family peptidase → MSFVMLLVVGTYLVAAKLTGGGGAVTLATGAVPAAYQGLVQKWGNLCGAIDPALLAAQLYQESGWNPKAQSAAQAQGIAQFIPGTWATHGVDGDGDGDRDVWDPADAIPSAASYDCELAGYVKDVPGDPTENMLAAYNAGAYRVIQAGGVPRIRETQNYVRIITTLQKSFAAPVGPVGPSRQSAGAIYYAQQKLGTKYLWGGNGTPEQGGRFDCSGLTKAAYHSVGIELPRVANDQWNAGPHPKRDELLPGDLVFFAYDLTDPRSIHHVGIYVGGGYMINAPYTGAVIRFDKIDTPDYIGATRVTAAGAAAV, encoded by the coding sequence ATGTCGTTCGTCATGCTGCTCGTGGTCGGCACGTACCTGGTGGCGGCGAAGCTGACGGGCGGGGGCGGGGCGGTGACGCTCGCCACGGGGGCGGTGCCCGCGGCGTACCAGGGCCTGGTGCAGAAGTGGGGGAACCTCTGCGGGGCCATCGACCCGGCGCTGCTGGCGGCCCAGCTCTACCAGGAGAGCGGCTGGAACCCGAAGGCGCAGAGCGCGGCGCAGGCGCAGGGGATAGCGCAGTTCATCCCCGGGACGTGGGCGACGCACGGCGTGGACGGGGACGGCGACGGGGACCGCGACGTGTGGGACCCGGCGGACGCCATCCCCTCGGCCGCCTCGTACGACTGCGAGCTGGCCGGCTACGTCAAGGACGTGCCGGGGGACCCGACGGAGAACATGCTCGCCGCGTACAACGCGGGTGCGTACCGGGTCATCCAGGCCGGCGGGGTGCCGCGGATCCGGGAGACGCAGAACTACGTCCGGATCATCACGACCCTGCAGAAGAGCTTCGCGGCTCCCGTGGGCCCGGTGGGGCCGTCGCGGCAGTCGGCGGGCGCGATCTACTACGCCCAGCAGAAGCTGGGGACGAAGTACCTGTGGGGCGGCAACGGCACGCCGGAGCAGGGCGGCCGGTTCGACTGCTCGGGCCTGACGAAGGCGGCGTACCACTCGGTGGGGATCGAGCTGCCGCGCGTGGCCAACGACCAGTGGAACGCCGGACCGCACCCGAAGCGGGACGAGCTGCTCCCGGGCGACCTGGTCTTCTTCGCGTACGACCTGACCGACCCGCGGTCCATCCACCACGTGGGGATCTACGTCGGCGGCGGCTACATGATCAACGCTCCGTACACGGGCGCGGTGATCCGCTTCGACAAGATCGACACCCCGGACTACATCGGGGCGACGCGCGTGACGGCGGCGGGCGCGGCGGCGGTGTGA
- a CDS encoding FAD-binding oxidoreductase, which produces MNRRTLIRGGAGVAAAGWLATACTPEGGRPAHAGSAAPGTPGTATTAGSAASPSASPTARPDWKALGRTLDGSLVLPDDADYATARLLYNTRFDGQRPAAVAYVSGTEDIRACLDFARRTGVPVSVRNGGHSYAGYSGGKGRLVLDVSSMASVSLSGGTATIGGGAKLIDVYTKLGASGRTLPAGSCPTVGISGLTLGGGHGVLSRAYGLTCDSLTGAEIVTAGGRVLRCSAGENPELFWALRGAGGGQFGVVTRLTFDTQASPQVVTGYLTWPWSKAAAVLRAWQEWGPTQPDEIWSALHLDKSGTGSPQISIATVGITSRDGLANAVDRLADTIGAPATSVSLHPRSYLDAALAYAGCSNLSTAQCHLPGTTPGRSPSGRLGRETYAARSDFYDRSLSAAGIQTLLSQVEGLRSGSGSVSLTALGGAVNRVAPTATAFVHRRSRFLAQYIENPGTTGWLTGLHAAMRRHASGAAYQNYTDATLTDWRTAYYGSAADKLTRLKTRYDPARLFSFQQAL; this is translated from the coding sequence TTGAACCGACGAACTTTGATCCGCGGCGGCGCCGGCGTCGCCGCGGCGGGCTGGCTGGCCACGGCCTGCACCCCCGAGGGCGGTCGCCCCGCGCACGCGGGCAGCGCCGCGCCCGGCACCCCCGGCACCGCCACGACGGCCGGCAGCGCCGCGTCCCCCAGCGCCTCGCCGACCGCCCGCCCCGACTGGAAGGCCCTCGGCCGCACCCTGGACGGCAGCCTCGTCCTGCCCGACGACGCGGACTACGCCACCGCACGCCTGCTGTACAACACCCGCTTCGACGGGCAGCGCCCCGCCGCCGTGGCGTACGTCTCCGGCACCGAGGACATCCGCGCGTGCCTGGACTTCGCCCGCCGCACCGGCGTCCCCGTCTCGGTCCGCAACGGCGGGCACTCCTACGCCGGCTACTCCGGCGGCAAGGGCCGGCTCGTCCTCGACGTCTCGTCCATGGCCTCGGTGAGCCTGTCCGGCGGCACCGCGACCATCGGCGGCGGGGCGAAGCTCATCGACGTCTACACCAAGCTCGGCGCGAGCGGACGCACCCTGCCGGCCGGCTCGTGCCCGACGGTCGGCATATCCGGCCTCACCCTGGGCGGCGGCCACGGGGTGCTCAGCCGCGCGTACGGGCTGACCTGCGACAGCCTCACCGGCGCCGAGATCGTCACGGCGGGCGGCCGGGTGCTGCGCTGCAGCGCCGGCGAGAACCCGGAGTTGTTCTGGGCGCTGCGCGGCGCGGGCGGCGGCCAGTTCGGCGTGGTCACCCGGCTGACGTTCGACACGCAGGCCTCACCGCAGGTCGTCACCGGCTACCTGACCTGGCCCTGGAGCAAGGCCGCCGCCGTCCTGCGCGCCTGGCAGGAGTGGGGGCCCACCCAGCCCGACGAGATCTGGTCCGCCCTGCACCTGGACAAGTCAGGCACCGGATCCCCGCAGATCAGCATCGCCACCGTGGGCATCACCTCGCGCGACGGGCTCGCGAACGCCGTCGACCGGCTCGCCGACACCATCGGTGCCCCCGCGACGAGCGTCTCCCTGCACCCGCGCTCCTACCTCGACGCCGCCCTCGCGTACGCGGGCTGCTCGAACCTGAGCACCGCCCAGTGCCACCTGCCCGGCACCACCCCGGGTCGCAGCCCCTCCGGCCGGCTCGGCCGGGAGACCTACGCGGCCCGCTCGGACTTCTACGACCGCTCGCTCTCCGCCGCAGGCATCCAGACCCTCCTGTCCCAGGTGGAGGGGCTCCGCTCCGGCTCCGGCAGCGTCTCCCTCACCGCGCTGGGCGGCGCCGTCAACCGTGTCGCGCCCACGGCCACCGCCTTCGTGCACCGGCGCTCGCGCTTCCTGGCGCAGTACATAGAGAACCCCGGCACCACGGGCTGGCTGACCGGGCTCCACGCGGCCATGCGCCGCCACGCCTCCGGCGCCGCCTACCAGAACTACACCGACGCCACGCTGACCGACTGGCGCACCGCCTACTACGGCTCGGCCGCCGACAAGCTGACCCGCCTGAAGACCCGGTACGACCCCGCGCGGCTGTTCAGCTTCCAGCAGGCCCTGTAA